From Nymphaea colorata isolate Beijing-Zhang1983 chromosome 6, ASM883128v2, whole genome shotgun sequence, a single genomic window includes:
- the LOC116255899 gene encoding phytochrome-interacting ankyrin-repeat protein 2-like: MDRRLYTACATGNMRQLQQLAAVDLNILHQLEPSSVKTLLHVAVESGQLEIVRYLLANRPELVDKTYGSQRLAPLHLAAKNGETDIIREILDKKPKATKEVTSGGWWRKHLPFNGEEWSARGL, translated from the coding sequence ATGGACAGAAGGCTCTACACCGCCTGTGCCACCGGCAACATGCGGCAGTTACAGCAGTTGGCGGCGGTCGATCTGAACATCCTCCACCAGCTGGAGCCGTCTTCTGTCAAAACACTATTGCACGTGGCCGTCGAATCAGGGCAGCTAGAGATCGTCCGGTACCTGCTGGCCAACAGACCGGAGCTCGTGGACAAAACTTATGGGTCACAGAGACTAGCACCTCTACATTTGGCAGCAAAAAACGGCGAGACGGACATAATCCGTGAGATTCTTGATAAGAAGCCTAAAGCCACTAAAGAAGTCACCAGCGGTGGCTGGTGGCGAAAACATCTTCCATTTAATGGCGAAGAATGGTCAGCACGAGGCCTTTAG